The genomic region CATCTTAAACAAACAGTTTCTGCCATTTTGTCCATCCTTTTCCTTTGGCATTTTATTAGTTCTTTGCTGGTTGCCTTTCAGCCATAATCTTTTTATGGCTCTTGTCTTTTTGTTCGTAACTATTTCCCAGTATTTACGAGCGTTTTCACTCTAAATTTTATATCTTTGGCTAAGCCCAAATCACATACTCCTGCTATTAAAACCGATTGCCCCGATGACAATCTGGCGGCACTTCGTGTTTTTGTGGAGTTGGTTATCCGGGCGTATAAAAACAAACAGAAAAAAGAACAATCTAAAGATAATTAGCAATGGAGAGGGTTATCACATATTGCCGAGTTTCAACAGACGAGCAGGCCAGCCAAGGGTATTCACTGCGAGATCAAAAGGATAAGTTGGAGAAGTATTGTTCTGCTCATGGATATGCTGTTGCTGCCCATTATGAGGAAGATTATTCTGCCAAAACGTTTGACAGGCCGGAGTTTAAGAAGTTGCTTGCATTTATAAAACGCAATAAAGGATTAATAACTAAACTTATATTTATTCGCTGGGACAGGTTTTCCAGAAATATAACGGATGCTCTAGTGGTTATCCGTGAGTTAGCCTCATACGGCATTACCTGTATCAGTATTGACCAGCCCCTTGATTTATCCATACCGGAGA from Bacteroidota bacterium harbors:
- a CDS encoding recombinase family protein, which produces MERVITYCRVSTDEQASQGYSLRDQKDKLEKYCSAHGYAVAAHYEEDYSAKTFDRPEFKKLLAFIKRNKGLITKLIFIRWDRFSRNITDALVVIRELASYGITCISIDQPLDLSIPE